The Clupea harengus chromosome 6, Ch_v2.0.2, whole genome shotgun sequence genome contains a region encoding:
- the LOC116220721 gene encoding trichohyalin-like, translating to MTDNSSGEVSWQEGLETGLLRDRIRLDDKLEAEHRLLKQEVSACFLDFKREVMDREQSRSPQEFQQIKLKPDEKTCECTGKGVPLDMMLKMVTSKDDVAERRTRRKTEQRVDWIKIKNMLLDSWKEQRERGLPNEKNIMPTTDKPKVVKEPRRKDLQAKFYEDKEDDRRWLETFQLLKAMEMKEWMTGELDSIKQELRREMDERDRARLTEENLYLKKYVLATQEITFLEKQVKLSQQEMAFFKTTNEELIQKVRKLETEILLMKQERENWREMELLEREMMKPNRMVEMEKMIKMMEYYREKYEKERYLANDLKRFEELASKTVEERRQDAVRVQMKEERRREEVNLEGKPRMNDDRKSAGEDQRDIIVAKSVGDIENEDCLNINIIKMEEEERVRFDVERQRMVEEEMKGVEEEIRVLENMRIDMQINMEEEKRSENRKIIQKEQKCGEEENTMVIEKEHFIHHMHTGGDEIKEMIQKDLNEYREDIPVIESDLSDPETEDDISLKDTETISAYSQDIAIHKPTLEERNEMEEEKNKLEEERKKMEEQERKWVEEEIRKGEVIRMEEQRKTEGEKRLEENRKKLDKEQKCLREEEKIAIGKEDLTRHLHKLTEAVEKGPSPDEAANLTDTGEVKIEEIIQRDVTQYQEDIPVIESDLSDPETEDDISLKDTETISAYSQDIAIHKPTLEERNEMEEEKIRLEEERKTMEEQERSWVEEEIRKGEVIRMEEQRKREEEKITVNEKSKQDVMRLEMNREKMEEEKKMMVAKSERDNLLSRLEKERMSVLKEKDKIRADTIDGEPFYSEEEHSSGEDLPASEKMEDSCKIQKAQEIQTEDIDHNSEDRIVEELSQEDQSDIDIETVHLVEVESNISSFTNMRKPAASAAVHEDQSWQQSTKPKGMDEDNEDDGLKAEMLRMEEEKKMMDTEKERDILLRRMEEAKMRAVEEEEKKQAKREMLTDIWAEAMDGEPFYSEEEHSDGIDLPASEKLEDSCKIQKAQEIQTEDIDHESEDSIVKELSQDDQSDIDIETVHLVEVENNISSFTNMRKPAASAAVHEDQSEQQSTKPKGMDEDNENDSLKAEMLRTEKEKKRMDAEKERDILLRRMEEAKMRAVEEEEKKQAKREMLTDIWAEAMDGEPFYSEEEHSDGIDLPASEKLEDSWKIQKAQENQTEDIDHESEDSIVKELSQDDQSDIDIETVHLVEVESNISSFTNMRKPAASAAVHEDQSEQQSTKPKGMDEDNEDDGLKAEMLRMEEEKKKMDAEKERAILLRRMEEEKKQAKREMLTDIWAEAMDGEPFYSEEEHSDGIDLPASEKLEDSCKIQKAQEIQTEDIDHNSEDSIVEELSQDDQSDIDIETVHLVEVESNISSFTNMRKPAASAAVHEDQSEQQSTRPKDDQQSDGGRAQMIRNEERRKLDMDRKSLEEERMMALKDEIWTKTVKDSERHPGEKDLRRPEECGEKGKVKIGKDKEDKDLLSTIVGNMSPKTLSPARGIIGRPLGSLEPLGERPTVPSYMGMDQQSDGAKTTKKPKKKVKDQRKRKKEDNKRQEQEVTRLEVDKKTTKEDKKMMDEQNKRASLLKRLEEERLRALEEEWKRREMEKMRTNSCEGTLLAGPSSDKGNLSPESTSDSVHHVMPRETWPPAHAEQLGQQLTQHKGLPSLSVENVMPQTLRPLQSTFQDATINNRPPRRLQPLGKRPGIPQI from the exons ATGACGGATAACAGTAGCGGTGAGGTGTCATGGCAGGAAGGGTTGGAGACAGGACTGTTACGGGACCGAATCAGACTTGATGATAAACTTGAGGCTGAACATCGCCTTTTAAAGCAGGAAGTGTCTGCTTGCTTTCTGGATTTTAAAAGAGAAGTAATGGACAGGGAACAAAGCAGATCACCTCAAGAGTTTCAGCAAATAAAACTGAAACCAGATGAGAAGACATGTGAATGCACTGGAAAAGGTGTGCCCCTGGACATGATGTTAAAAATGGTAACCAGCAAAGATGATGTTGCTGAAAGGAGAACAAGAAGAAAGACGGAACAGAGGGTGGAttggattaaaataaaaaatatgttgttGGACAGttggaaagagcagagagaacgTGGGCTTCCAAATGAAAAGAACATCATGCCAACCACGGATAAGCCTAAAGTAGTGAAAGAGCCTCGAAGGAAAGACCTTCAAGCAAAGTTTTATGAGGACAAGGAGGATGACAGGAGATGGCTGGAAACCTTTCAACTTTTGAAGGCTATGGAAATGAAAGAATGGATGACAGGAGAATTGGACAGCATAAAACAAGAactgagaagagagatggatgagagggACAGAGCTAGACTGACAGAGGAGAATCTTTACCTGAAAAAATATGTTCTTGCGACGCAGGAGATTACATTCCTGGAAAAACAAGTAAAGTTATCTCAACAAGAGATGGCTTTTTTCAAGACCACAAATGAGGAATTGATTCAGAAGGTGAGAAAACTGGAGACAGAGATTCTACTTATGAAACAAGAGAGGGAAAATTGGAGGGAAATGGAGctactggagagagagatgatgaaacCAAACAGAATGGTGGAGATGGAAAAGATGATTAAAATGATGGAATATTACAGGGAGAAATATGAAAAGGAGAGATATTTGGCTAATGATCTAAAACGATTTGAGGAATTGGCAAGCAAAACAGtagaagagagaagacaggacgCAGTGAGAGTTCaaatgaaagaggaaagaagacgGGAGGAGGTCAACTTGGAAGGGAAACCTAGAATGAATGATGACAGAAAAAGTGCTGGTGAGGACCAGAGGGACATTATTGTGGCCAAATCTGTGGGTGACATAGAAAATGAAGACTGTctaaacattaatataatcaaaatggaggaggaagaaagagtcaGATTTGatgtagaaagacagagaatggTGGAGGAAGAAATGAAAGGTGTGGAAGAGGAAATAAGAGTATTGGAAAATATGAGAATTGATATGCAAATAAAtatggaggaagaaaaaaggtCGGAGAATAGAAAAATTATccaaaaagaacaaaaatgtgGGGAAGAGGAAAATACAATGGTCATAGAAAAGGAACACTTCATACACCATATGCATACTGGGGGAGATGAGATTAAAGAGATGATCCAAAAAGATTTGAATGAATACCGAGAGGACATTCCTGTGATCGAATCTGATTTAAGTGACCCAGAAACTGAGGATGATATTTCTCTGAAGGACACCGAGACCATCTCTGCATACTCCCAAGACATCGCTATTCACAAGCCAAcactggaggagaggaatgagatggaggaagagaaaaataaactagaggaagagagaaaaaagatggaGGAGCAAGAAAGGAAATGGGTAGAAGAAGAAATAAGAAAGGGTGAGGTGATCAGAATGGAGGAGCaaaggaagacagagggagaaaagagattagaggagaatagaaaaaaactagacaaagaacaaaaatgtttgagagaggaagagaaaattgCCATTGGAAAGGAAGACCTGACACGCCATCTGCATAAACTCACCGAAGCAGTGGAGAAAGGGCCATCTCCTGATGAAGCTGCAAACTTAACAGACACAGGGGAAGTAAAGATTGAAGAGATTATCCAAAGAGATGTGACTCAGTACCAAGAGGACATTCCTGTGATCGAATCTGATTTAAGTGACCCAGAAACTGAGGATGATATTTCTCTGAAGGACACTGAGACCATCTCTGCATACTCCCAAGACATCGCTATTCACAAGCCAAcactggaggagaggaatgagatggaggaagagaaaattagactggaggaagagagaaaaacgaTGGAGGAGCAAGAAAGGTCATGGGTAGAAGAAGAAATAAGAAAGGGTGAGGTGATTAGAATGGAGGagcaaaggaagagagaggaagagaaaataaCGGTGAATGAGAAGAGTAAGCAAGATGTGATGAGGTtggagatgaacagagagaaaatggaggaagagaaaaagatgatggttgcaaaaagtgagagagacaatctGTTAAGTCgattggagaaagagagaatgagcgtCCTGAAAGAAAAGGATAAAATCAGAGCAGACACTATAGATGGGGAACCCTTTTATTCTGAAGAGGAACACTCAAGTGGTGAGGACCTGCCAGCTTCTGAGAAGATGGAGGATTCATGTAAGATCCAGAAAGCTCAAGAGATCCAGACTGAGGACATTGACCACAACTCTGAGGACCGCATTGTTGAAGAACTGAGCCAAGAAGATCAGagtgacattgacattgagaCGGTACATTTAGTGGAGGTTGaaagcaacatcagcagctTCACCAATATGAGGAAACCAGCGGCAAGCGCAGCAGTCCATGAGGACCAGTCTTGGCAACAGTCAACTAAGCCGAAAG GCATGGATGAGGACAATGAGGATGATGGTTTGAAGGCAGAAATGTTGCgaatggaggaagagaaaaagatgatggatacagaaaaagagagagacattttgttAAGGCGAATGGAAGAGGCAAAAATGAGAGCtgttgaggaagaggaaaagaaacaagCAAAGAGAGAAATGCTGACAGACATTTGGGCAGAGGCGATGGATGGGGAACCCTTCTATTCAGAAGAGGAACACTCAGATGGCATTGACCTGCCAGCCTCTGAGAAGTTGGAGGATTCATGTAAGATCCAGAAAGCTCAAGAGATCCAGACTGAGGACATTGACCACGAGTCTGAGGACAGCATAGTTAAAGAACTGAGCCAAGATGATCAGagtgacattgacattgagaCGGTACATTTAGTGGaggttgaaaacaacatcagCAGCTTCACCAATATGAGGAAACCAGCGGCAAGCGCAGCAGTCCATGAGGACCAGTCTGAGCAACAGTCAACTAAACCGAAAG GCATGGATGAGGACAATGAGAATGATAGTTTGAAGGCAGAAATGTTACGaacggagaaagagaaaaagaggatggatgcagaaaaagagagagacattctgTTAAGGCGAATGGAGGAGGCAAAAATGAGAGCtgttgaggaagaggaaaagaaacaagCAAAGAGAGAAATGCTGACAGACATTTGGGCAGAGGCGATGGATGGGGAACCGTTCTATTCAGAAGAGGAACACTCAGATGGCATTGACCTGCCAGCCTCTGAGAAGTTGGAGGATTCATGGAAGATCCAGAAAGCTCAAGAGAACCAGACTGAGGACATTGACCACGAGTCTGAGGACAGCATAGTTAAAGAACTGAGCCAAGATGATCAGagtgacattgacattgagaCGGTACATTTAGTGGAGGTTGaaagcaacatcagcagctTCACCAATATGAGGAAACCAGCGGCAAGCGCAGCAGTCCATGAGGACCAGTCTGAGCAACAGTCAACTAAACCGAAAG GCATGGATGAGGACAATGAGGATGATGGTTTGAAAGCAGAAATGTTGCgaatggaggaagagaaaaagaagatggatgcagaaaaagagagagccatTCTGTTAAGGCGaatggaagaggagaagaaacaagCAAAGAGAGAAATGCTGACAGACATTTGGGCAGAGGCGATGGATGGGGAACCCTTCTATTCAGAAGAGGAACACTCAGATGGCATTGACCTGCCAGCCTCTGAGAAGTTGGAGGATTCATGTAAGATCCAGAAAGCTCAAGAGATACAGACTGAGGACATTGACCACAACTCTGAGGACAGCATTGTTGAAGAACTGAGCCAAGATGATCAGagtgacattgacattgagaCGGTACATTTAGTGGAAGTTGaaagcaacatcagcagctTCACCAATATGAGGAAACCAGCGGCAAGCGCAGCAGTCCATGAGGACCAGTCTGAGCAACAGTCAACTAGGCCAAAAG ATGACCAGCAGAGTGATGGTGGGAGGGCACAAATGATAAGGAATGAGGAGCGAAGGAAATTAGATATGGACAGAAAGagtctggaggaagagagaatgatggCTCTGAAAGATGAAATTTGGACAAaaacagtgaaagacagtgaaagACACCCCGGTGAGAAAGACTTGAGACGCCCAGAGGAATGTGGGGAAAAAGGCAAGGTCAAGATAGGCAAGGACAAGGAGGACAAAG ATCTCCTCTCTACTATTGTGGGAAACATGTCACCAAAGACTCTGTCTCCAGCACGAG GTATCATCGGTAGGCCTCTCGGATCTCTGGAGCCACTTGGAGAAAGACCAACAGTTCCATCAT ACATGGGCATGGACCAGCAAAGTGATGGTGCTAAGACCACAAAGAAACCTAAAAAGAAGGTAAAAgaccaaagaaaaagaaaaaaggaggatAACAAAAGGCAGGAGCAAGAGGTAACAAGGTTGGAGGTAGACAAGAAGACaacaaaagaagacaaaaagatGATGGATGAACAGAATAAGAGAGCCAGTCTCCTAAAAAgactagaggaggagagactgagggctttggaagaagagtggaagaggagagaaatggagaaaatgaGAACAAATAGTTGCGAAGGAACACTATTGGCAGGGCCTTCCTCTGACAAGGGTAACCTTAGTCCTGAGAGCACCTCAGATTCCGTACACCACGTGATGCCCCGAGAGACTTGGCCACCTGCTCATGCAGAGCAGCTTGGACAGCAGTTAACACAACATAAAG ggcttccctctctctcggtgGAAAATGTGATGCCCCAAACCTTGCGCCCTTTACAAAGTACATTCCAAG ATGCCACAATTAATAATAGACCTCCTAGGAGGCTGCAGCCCCTTGGGAAAAGACCAGGGATTCCCCAG ATTTGA